The following DNA comes from Algiphilus sp..
CGATACCGGCACGGACCTCGACGAGACCATCGCGCGCGTCAAGTTCTCCGGCATCGCGTGGACCGCCGACAGCAGCGGCATCTTCTATTCGCGCTATCCCGATGCCCCGGCCGAGGCGCACGACGATTTCGACCCGCTCGCCGGTCAGACGCTGCGCTTCCATCGGCTGGGCACACCCCCGGCCGACGACCCGGTCGTGCGCGCGGCCGAGGACCATCCGCGGCGCGGCTTCGGCGCCGGGACCTCGGAGGACGGCCGCTGGCTCTATCTCTACGACTGGGAAGGCACGCGCTACAACCAGCTGCACGTGCAGCGACTGGACGATGCGGATACCGACGCCGCTGGCGCCGGCGAGCCCATTGCGATCGCCACCGGCTTCGACGCCGACTACAGCGTCGTCGGCAGCCGCGGCGACACCATCTTCGTGCGCACCAACCGCGATGCCCCGCGCGGACGCATCGTCGCGGTGGACGCCGACCGGCCGCAGCCGGATCACTGGCGCACGGTGGTCCCGGAAAGCGGCGACGTGCTGCGCGACGCCCGCATCGTGAACGGGCGGATCGTGGTGCACGCCCTGCGCGACGCGGCATCGGTGCTGCGCGTGTTCGACCTCGACGGCACGGCGCTGCGCGACATCGCGCTGCCCGAGCTGGGCACGGTCACCGGCATCCGCGGCCGCGCCGACGGCGGCGCGCTGTACTACGGCTTCACCAGCGCCTCGCGCCCCACCGCGCAGTACCGCATCGACCTCGCCGACCCCGACAGCGAGCCGGCATCGTTGCATGCGCCGAAGATCGCCTTCGATCCGGCCGCCTACGTCACGCGCCGCGGCTTCGCGACCTCGCGCGACGGCACGCGCATTCCGGTGCTGGTCACGCACCGCGCGGACCTGGAGCGCGACGGCAGCAACCCCACCGTGCTCTACGGCTACGGCGGCTTCGACATCCCGCTGACACCGGGCTTCCGGGTATCGGCCGCGGCCTGGATGCAGTCCGGCGGCGTCTGGGCGGTGGCCAACGCGCGCGGCGGCGGCGAGTACGGCAGCCAGTGGCACGACGCCGGCATCCGCGACAATAAGCCCAACACCTTCGAGGACATGATCGCGGTCGCCGGCTGGCTTACCCACAACGGCTACACCGCACCGGAGCACCTCGCGCTCCACGGCGCGTCGAACGGCGGCATGATGGTGGGCGCGGTCATCAACCGGCGGCCGGACCTGTTCGCGGCCGCGGTGCCGGCGGTGGGCGTCATGGACATGCTGCGCTTCCACCGCTTCACCATCGGCTGGGCCTGGACCTCCGACTACGGTGACCCGGAGGATGCCAAGGACTTCAAGACCCTGCGCGGCTACTCGCCGTACCACAACATCGCGCCCGGCACCGAGTACCCGGCGACGCTGGTGACCACCGCCGACCACGACGACCGCGTGGCGCCGGCGCACAGCTACAAGTACACCGCCCGCCTGCAGCGCGCACAGGGCGGCGAAGCCCCGATCCTGCTGCGCGTGCAGACCCAGTCCGGCCACGGTGCCGGCAAGGGCACCTCCACGCGCATCCTGGAGTGGACCGACATCCTCGCCTTCCTGGCCACGCACACCGGCCTGATCCCGGCCGCGAGCGAATAGCGGCGCGCCCACTCAGGGCGCGCCGGGGCGCACTGACAACGGCTGACGGGCGAGGATGCGGTAGCCCTGCTTCTGCACGTAGCGCAGCTCATAGTCGCCGGCCGCGTCGGGCAGCGCAATCTCGAGCGGACTGCCCGCCGACACGCGCGTGCGCTCCATCGGGAAACGCCCGCGCGCATCGGCTTCGTCGACGGCGATGTAGTCACCGGAGTAGGCCGGCCCCTCCCACTGCACGGTCAGCGATCCGCCGGCCACGCCGCTCGCGGGCGCGTCCAGGCTTGCACTCACCGGATCGACGGTGATCGGCTGCCGCGCCACGATGCGGTGGTCCTGCTTCATGACATAGCGCAGCTCGTAGTCGCCCGGCTCCGGCGGCATGCGCAGCGCCACGGGACTGCCCTCGGAGGCCCTTTCGCTGTTGATCGGGAAGCGTCCGCCCTCGCCGGGTGCGTCCACGGTGATGGTGTCGCCGCCGTATGCGGGACCGCGCCACTCGACGTCGACCTCGGCACCGGCCGGCGCGCGTGCCGGGCCGCTCACGCTGGCGGTGACATCGGTCACCGCGATGGTCTGCCGCGCCAGCACCTTGTAGCCCTGCTTCTGCACGTAGCGCAGCTCGTAGGTGCCCGGCTCCGGCGGCATCTGCAGCGTCGCCGGGCTGCCCTCCGACACCCTTGCACCGTTGATCGGGAAGCGCCCGCCCTCGTCGGGGGCATCCACGGTGATGGTGTCGCCGTCGTACTCGGGACCGCTCCATGCCACCTCGATGGTGGCGCCGGCCGCGGCGGTCTCCGGACCGCGCACGCTGACCGGCACCTTCTCGATCTCGATGGTCTGGCGTGCGAGCACCTCGTAGCCCTGCTTCTGCACGTAGCGCAGCTCGTAGGTGCCGGGCTCGGGCGGCATGGCGAGCGCGACGGGGCTGCCTTCGGACACCCCGGCGCTGTTGATCGGGAAGCGCCCGCCTTCATCGGGCGCATCCACGGTGATGGTGTCGCCGTTGTACGCGGGACCGCGCCACTGCACGCTGACGGTCGAGCCAGCCGCGGCGGTCCCGGGGCCGGCCACGCTGGCCGGCACGGCGGTGACCGTGACCGGCTGGCGGGCCAGCACGCGATAGCCCTGCTTCTGCACGTAGCGGATCTCGTAGTCGCCGGGCTTCGGCGGCATGAGCAGCTGCACCGGGCTTCCCTCGGACGCCTTTTCGCTGTTGATCGGGAAGCGGCCACCCTCGTCCGGCGCGTCCACCGTGATGGTGTCGCCCGCATCGGCGGGCCCGGTCCAGCTCACCGCGACGCGGGCGCCCGCCGCTGCGCTTTCCGGGGCGGAAAGGGTGGCGTCAGGCAGCAGCGCGGGCAGAGCCACCCGGAACCGCTGCTCCGCCTCGCCGGTGACGCGGATATCGCGCTCGGCAGTGGCGCCATCCGCCGCACGGCGCACCGTGACCCGGTACGCACCCGGCAGGACGGTGGCATCGAGCGCCGCGGTCTCGCGGTTCTCGGCGGGCGTCTCGCCACTGCCGGTGTCGCGCAGATCCCACGCGAGCCCCTCCTCGATGACCGCGCCATCCTCGCCATTGGTGGCGACGATGCGCAACGCGACCGGCTCCGGGGGCGCGCTGACCGTCTTCAGCGCGCCGGCCAGCTCCTCGGCGCTAGCGGCGGTGACGAAGCGGCCGCCGCCGGCCTCGGCCATGCACTGCAGCTGACTCGGGTCGCTGTCGCCGAGGTCGAAGCCGACCACGTGCAGCCGGAAATCGACGCCGCTCTCCCGCGCCGCCTTGACCGCCTCGCAGGGATCGCCGCCGCAGGATTCCAGCCCGTCGGACACCAGCACCACGCTGGCCGCATCCTCGATCTGGCGGAGCTGCGCGATGGCCTGTTCCACCGCGGCGGTGATCGGCGTCTTGCCCTTGGGGTTGAGGCCCTGGATACGCGCAATCATGGCGTCGCGGTCGAGCGGCCCGAGCCCCACCAGCGATTCGATGTCGCTGCAGTCACCCTTGCGACGGTGGCCGTAGGCGATCAGTCCGGCCCGGGCGTCGGCGGGCAGATCCCCGACCAGTTCGGTCATGACGTCGCGCGCCACGACGATCTTGGGAGTGTCGTCCACCCGGCCCCACATGCTGCCCGAGGCGTCGAGGATGAACAGCAGATTCTGCCCGGCCGCCACGGTCGCCGGCACGACCGTCAGCAGCAGGAGCATCGGAGAGAGAATGCGTCGCATAGCCATTCCTTGCCGCAATGCGCAGCGCAGGAATGACTGCCACGCACGCACGGTTCGTTGAGCGTCGCGGGCAGCCTAGCCGCGCGCGCTCGCCGCGCGCGTACCGAACTAAGGGGACGCGATGCGCTTCTCGAGCCGATAGCCGTCCGCGCCATCCTCGTAGTAGCCGGTGAGCCGCTGCACGCGCGCATAGCCCTGACGCGCGTAGAGAGCCAGCGCCGGAAGGTTGTCGACCCGCACTTCCAGGCGCACGCGATCGCAGCCACGCGCGGCGGCGGCGCGCTCCGCGTCGACGATCAGCGTCTGCGCGAGACCGCGGCCGCGCGCCACCGGATCCACCGCCAGGCTGTAGATGCGCGCGGCACGCGCGCCGCGCCTGAAGAGCAGCACCAGCGCGCCCCGCACCGCACCGGCATCGTCGGCGATCACGCGCACGCGCGCCGACGGACTGCACAGCAGGCGCCGGATGGCCCGCGGCGACAGCCGGTCGCCGGGGAAGGCGGCCTCCAGCAGCAGCAGCGCGTCGGTATCGCGCGCCGCAGCGTCGCGTGGCGTGGCGGTGGTCACCGCGCGCCGGCGCGCCGCGCGTCCAGCTGCTGCCGGATGTGTCCGATCACGCGCGCATACAACGCAGGACCCAGCACCTGATCCTCGACGCCGGCGTCGAGATTGGGATTGTCGTTGACCTCGATGACCTTCACCCGATTGCCCGCCTGCTTGAGGTCGACGCCGTAGAGCCCGTCGCCGATGGCACGGGCCGCGGCCACCGCCGCGCGTACCACTGCGCGCGGCGCATCCGCGATGGCGACGGTCTCGTGCGCGCCCTCGTCGACGCCGCCGGCGCCGTCGCGCTTGACGATCTGCCAGTGCGCCTTGGCCATGAAGTAGCGGCAGGCGTAGAAGGCCTCGCCATCGATGACGC
Coding sequences within:
- a CDS encoding prolyl oligopeptidase family serine peptidase codes for the protein MTPTFFRPARGLPAAALVAALAAAAHAQPPDTRRVDHVDTLHGVEIADPYRWLEDTDTSEIRDWVARQNAHARAHLDALPGRDALRERLTALWDYERQGLPALSASGAMAFERNSGLQEQPVILFRAAPDAAPKVLLDPNAMKADEPISVSDFALSPDGRILAYALSRSGSDWNRIRFRRTDTGTDLDETIARVKFSGIAWTADSSGIFYSRYPDAPAEAHDDFDPLAGQTLRFHRLGTPPADDPVVRAAEDHPRRGFGAGTSEDGRWLYLYDWEGTRYNQLHVQRLDDADTDAAGAGEPIAIATGFDADYSVVGSRGDTIFVRTNRDAPRGRIVAVDADRPQPDHWRTVVPESGDVLRDARIVNGRIVVHALRDAASVLRVFDLDGTALRDIALPELGTVTGIRGRADGGALYYGFTSASRPTAQYRIDLADPDSEPASLHAPKIAFDPAAYVTRRGFATSRDGTRIPVLVTHRADLERDGSNPTVLYGYGGFDIPLTPGFRVSAAAWMQSGGVWAVANARGGGEYGSQWHDAGIRDNKPNTFEDMIAVAGWLTHNGYTAPEHLALHGASNGGMMVGAVINRRPDLFAAAVPAVGVMDMLRFHRFTIGWAWTSDYGDPEDAKDFKTLRGYSPYHNIAPGTEYPATLVTTADHDDRVAPAHSYKYTARLQRAQGGEAPILLRVQTQSGHGAGKGTSTRILEWTDILAFLATHTGLIPAASE
- a CDS encoding vWA domain-containing protein; this encodes MRRILSPMLLLLTVVPATVAAGQNLLFILDASGSMWGRVDDTPKIVVARDVMTELVGDLPADARAGLIAYGHRRKGDCSDIESLVGLGPLDRDAMIARIQGLNPKGKTPITAAVEQAIAQLRQIEDAASVVLVSDGLESCGGDPCEAVKAARESGVDFRLHVVGFDLGDSDPSQLQCMAEAGGGRFVTAASAEELAGALKTVSAPPEPVALRIVATNGEDGAVIEEGLAWDLRDTGSGETPAENRETAALDATVLPGAYRVTVRRAADGATAERDIRVTGEAEQRFRVALPALLPDATLSAPESAAAGARVAVSWTGPADAGDTITVDAPDEGGRFPINSEKASEGSPVQLLMPPKPGDYEIRYVQKQGYRVLARQPVTVTAVPASVAGPGTAAAGSTVSVQWRGPAYNGDTITVDAPDEGGRFPINSAGVSEGSPVALAMPPEPGTYELRYVQKQGYEVLARQTIEIEKVPVSVRGPETAAAGATIEVAWSGPEYDGDTITVDAPDEGGRFPINGARVSEGSPATLQMPPEPGTYELRYVQKQGYKVLARQTIAVTDVTASVSGPARAPAGAEVDVEWRGPAYGGDTITVDAPGEGGRFPINSERASEGSPVALRMPPEPGDYELRYVMKQDHRIVARQPITVDPVSASLDAPASGVAGGSLTVQWEGPAYSGDYIAVDEADARGRFPMERTRVSAGSPLEIALPDAAGDYELRYVQKQGYRILARQPLSVRPGAP
- a CDS encoding N-acetyltransferase codes for the protein MTTATPRDAAARDTDALLLLEAAFPGDRLSPRAIRRLLCSPSARVRVIADDAGAVRGALVLLFRRGARAARIYSLAVDPVARGRGLAQTLIVDAERAAAARGCDRVRLEVRVDNLPALALYARQGYARVQRLTGYYEDGADGYRLEKRIASP